One stretch of Meriones unguiculatus strain TT.TT164.6M chromosome 7, Bangor_MerUng_6.1, whole genome shotgun sequence DNA includes these proteins:
- the LOC110554587 gene encoding dehydrogenase/reductase SDR family member 7 isoform X1, whose product MSWELLLWLLALCALLLPLVQLLRFLRADADLTLLWAEWQGRRPEWELTDMVVWVTGASSGIGEELAFQLSKLGVSLVLSARRTQELERVKRRCLENGNLKEEDVLVLPLDLMDINSHEAATKAVLQEFGKIDILVNNGGRSQRSLVLETNLDVFKELMNLNYLGTVSLTKCVLPHMVERKQGKIVTVNSVAGIASTPLSSGYCASKHALRGFFNSLRLELVNHPGVSLCNIYPGPVQSDIVKNALTEEVTKPMRSIDQSYKMATSRCVRLMLISMANDLKEAWISDHPVLLGTYLWQYMPTWALWFTSRLGKKRIENFKNNLDPDLPYRFWKTKKD is encoded by the exons ATGAGCTGGGAGCTGCTGCTCTGGCTGCTGGCGCTGTGCGCGCTGCTCCTGCCCCTGGTGCAGCTCCTGCGCTTCCTGCGGGCCGATGCCGACCTGACGCTGCTGTGGGCTGAGTGGCAAGGGCGACGCCCAG AATGGGAGCTGACTGACATGGTGGTGTGGGTGACTGGGGCCTCCAGTGGCATTGGCGAGGAGCTGGCTTTCCAGTTGTCGAAGCTCGGAGTGTCTCTGGTGCTGTCAGCCCGAAGGACGCAGGAGCTGGAGCGGGTGAAGAGACGATGCCTGG AGAACGGCAACTTAAAAGAAGAAGATGTATTGGTTTTGCCCCTTGACCTGATGGACATAAACTCCCATGAGGCAGCTACCAAGGCCGTTCTGCAGGAGTTTGGTAAA ATTGACATTTTGGTCAACAACGGTGGAAGATCCCAGCGTTCCTTAGTTCTAGAAACCAACCTGGATGTCTTCAAGGAGCTGATGAATCTGAACTACTTAGGGACGGTGTCCTTGACCAAGTGTGTTCTGCCTCACATGGTAGAGAGGAAACAAGGGAAGATTGTTACTGTCAACAGCGTTGCAGGGATTGCATCCACGCCCCTTTCCAGTGGGTACTGCGCCAGCAAGCATGCCCTTCGG GGTTTTTTCAATTCCCTCCGACTGGAGCTTGTCAACCACCCAGGCGTATCCTTGTGCAACATTTACCCCGGGCCTGTGCAGTCGGACATCGTGAAGAACGCGCTGACTGAAGAAGTGACTAAG CCCATGAGAAGTATAGATCAGTCTTACAAGATGGCAACTAGCCGCTGTGTCCGGCTGATGCTAATCTCCATGGCCAACGATTTGAAAGAAGCTTGGATCTCTGACCACCCTGTGTTGTTGGGGACTTACCTGTGGCAGTATATGCCCACCTGGGCCTTATGGTTCACCTCCAGGTTGGGGAAGAAAAGAATCGAAAACTTTAAGAATAATTTG GATCCAGACCTTCCTTACAGATTCTGGAAAACAAAGAAGGACTGA
- the LOC110554587 gene encoding dehydrogenase/reductase SDR family member 7 isoform X2: MVVWVTGASSGIGEELAFQLSKLGVSLVLSARRTQELERVKRRCLENGNLKEEDVLVLPLDLMDINSHEAATKAVLQEFGKIDILVNNGGRSQRSLVLETNLDVFKELMNLNYLGTVSLTKCVLPHMVERKQGKIVTVNSVAGIASTPLSSGYCASKHALRGFFNSLRLELVNHPGVSLCNIYPGPVQSDIVKNALTEEVTKPMRSIDQSYKMATSRCVRLMLISMANDLKEAWISDHPVLLGTYLWQYMPTWALWFTSRLGKKRIENFKNNLDPDLPYRFWKTKKD, from the exons ATGGTGGTGTGGGTGACTGGGGCCTCCAGTGGCATTGGCGAGGAGCTGGCTTTCCAGTTGTCGAAGCTCGGAGTGTCTCTGGTGCTGTCAGCCCGAAGGACGCAGGAGCTGGAGCGGGTGAAGAGACGATGCCTGG AGAACGGCAACTTAAAAGAAGAAGATGTATTGGTTTTGCCCCTTGACCTGATGGACATAAACTCCCATGAGGCAGCTACCAAGGCCGTTCTGCAGGAGTTTGGTAAA ATTGACATTTTGGTCAACAACGGTGGAAGATCCCAGCGTTCCTTAGTTCTAGAAACCAACCTGGATGTCTTCAAGGAGCTGATGAATCTGAACTACTTAGGGACGGTGTCCTTGACCAAGTGTGTTCTGCCTCACATGGTAGAGAGGAAACAAGGGAAGATTGTTACTGTCAACAGCGTTGCAGGGATTGCATCCACGCCCCTTTCCAGTGGGTACTGCGCCAGCAAGCATGCCCTTCGG GGTTTTTTCAATTCCCTCCGACTGGAGCTTGTCAACCACCCAGGCGTATCCTTGTGCAACATTTACCCCGGGCCTGTGCAGTCGGACATCGTGAAGAACGCGCTGACTGAAGAAGTGACTAAG CCCATGAGAAGTATAGATCAGTCTTACAAGATGGCAACTAGCCGCTGTGTCCGGCTGATGCTAATCTCCATGGCCAACGATTTGAAAGAAGCTTGGATCTCTGACCACCCTGTGTTGTTGGGGACTTACCTGTGGCAGTATATGCCCACCTGGGCCTTATGGTTCACCTCCAGGTTGGGGAAGAAAAGAATCGAAAACTTTAAGAATAATTTG GATCCAGACCTTCCTTACAGATTCTGGAAAACAAAGAAGGACTGA